A genome region from Primulina eburnea isolate SZY01 chromosome 9, ASM2296580v1, whole genome shotgun sequence includes the following:
- the LOC140841556 gene encoding uncharacterized protein gives MGACVSIPATTCKPSKISKVRKKHRGRSKKHHVNSVLDVNKKRASDAGARVADFALSEFVHTTTTCRRSEVSNSTFHLTQLQLQWHHSQIDANGVSQEDVWFDTLSILESDSDDDFSSVHGDFFPYIPNVPVIQYETSSCFLDSKCNFKEYHDKYLKVDKCITEKLLSNDGVKDLKGLTFVNTQGKELSGFVKSEESGSKKKKNLDRAFVSFNGLKDDKIYCDEKTPQDLLKSVFPRLLPSVSFNDKINLASSSGPQYQRKKSTTVIRLSFKRKSVDGEEKNECRVATKYLYRPRAGLLIPCCTEEKPTSGTWSEIEPSTFKLRGDNYFKDKKKSPAPNVSPYLPIGVDLFTSPRKINHIAQHLELPSVKADGKIPPLLIVNIQLPAYPASMFLGDGDGEGLSLVLYFKLSGSFETDVSSQFLDNIKRLVDDEMEKVKGFAKESIVPFRERLKIMVGVANAEDLVSNSTERKLLNAYNEKPVLSRPQHEFYQGPNYFEVDLDIHRFSYIARKGLDAFRERLKNGILDLGLTIQAQKPEELPEKVLCCVRLNKIDFVNHGQIPTIVRLDDDD, from the exons ATGGGTGCTTGCGTATCTATACCAGCTACGACTTGTAAACCATCGAAGATCTCCAAAGTAAGGAAGAAACATCGTGGTCGTTCCAAAAAACATCATGTGAATTCTGTTCTGGATGTAAACAAGAAAAGGGCTAGTGATGCTGGAGCTCGGGTGGCAGATTTTGCTCTGAGTGAGTTTGTTCACACAACTACCACCTGCAGAAGATCTGAGGTGTCCAATTCCACGTTTCATCTCACTCAGTTGCAGTTGCAGTGGCACCATAGTCAAATCGATGCTAATG GAGTTAGCCAGGAAGACGTATGGTTTGACACACTTAGCATATTAGAGTCTGACTCGGATGATGACTTTAGCAGTGTACATGGAG ATTTCTTCCCCTACATTCCAAATGTACCAGTTATTCAGTACGAAACTTCATCGTGCTTTTTGGATAGCAAGTGCAATTTCAAAGAATACCATGACAAATATCTGAAAGTAGATAAATGTATAACCGAGAAGCTCTTAAGCAATGATGGAGTCAAGGACTTGAAGGGACTAACTTTCGTAAATACACAAGGAAAAGAACTTTCAGGTTTTGTGAAGAGTGAAGAATCTGGTAGCAAGAAGAAGAAAAACTTAGACCGGGCTTTTGTGAGTTTTAATGGGTTAAAAGATGATAAAATTTATTGTGATGAGAAAACTCCCCAGGATTTGTTGAAATCCGTATTTCCTCGGCTGCTTCCATCTGTAAGTTTTAATGACAAGATCAACCTTGCCTCAAGTTCAGGACCACAATATCAAAGAAAGAAATCCACAACAGTCATCAGGCTTTCCTTCAAGAGGAAATCTGTTGATGGAGAAGAAAAAAATGAATGTC GTGTAGCAACAAAGTACCTTTATCGTCCTAGAGCGGGACTTTTGATTCCGTGTTGCACTGAAGAGAAGCCAACTTCTGGAACATGGTCTGAAATTGAACCTTCGACTTTTAAACTCCGTGGAGACAACTATTTCAA AGATAAAAAGAAGTCTCCTGCACCAAATGTTTCTCCTTACCTTCCCATTGGCGTTGATTTGTTTACGTCCCCAAGGAAAATTAACCACATTGCGCAGCATCTTGAGTTACCCTCTGTAAAAGCAGATGGGAAAATTCCACCACTTCTAATTGTTAACATTCAG CTGCCCGCTTATCCAGCATCCATGTTTCTTGGCGATGGTGATGGAGAGGGCTTGAGCCTTGTCCTGTATTTTAAACTTTCAGGAAGTTTTGAGACAGACGTATCTTCCCAGTTTCTGGACAATATCAAG AGATTGGTGGATGATGAAATGGAAAAGGTTAAAGGTTTCGCTAAAGAATCAATTGTTCCCTTCAGAGAGAGGCTGAAAATCATGGTTGGGGTGGCTAATGCAGAAGACCTTGTATCGAATTCGACAGAGAGAAAACTTCTGAATGCTTACAATGAGAAACCTGTTCTTTCTCGTCCTCAACACGAGTTTTATCAG GGTCCCAACTACTTTGAAGTCGATCTGGATATCCATCGCTTCAGCTACATAGCAAGAAAGGGACTTGATGCATTTCGTGAGCGATTAAAGAATGGAATACTCGATCTGGGATTGACTATTCAG GCCCAAAAACCAGAGGAATTACCCGAAAAAGTCCTTTGCTGTGTGAGGTTGAACAAGATCGACTTTGTTAATCATGGCCAAATACCCACGATTGTACGTCTTGATGATGATGACTGA
- the LOC140841557 gene encoding cyclin-dependent kinase C-2 C-like produces MGCISSKNIKADSPEFDDSASVIAIVGAAFPSHRPRRLSSSGPLHVKPGFGPLEKIKEEPEEEEEEEEEDEDEDEEVEVDKVAEEEESGRKRHGFLDSSGNLKALKKGSSEKKVVFSIKFGRLIEGEHVAAGWPAWLSAVAGEAIDGWLPLQSNKFERFEKIGQGTYSSVYRARDVETGKLFALKKVRFDNFQPESVRFMAREITILRKLDHPNIIKLEGVITSRLSCSIYLVFEYMEHDLSGLLSCPDIKFSDSQIKCYMKQLLSGLEHCHSRGVMHRDIKVSNILVNNEGILKIADFGLANFLRSKNKQPLTSRVVTLWYRPPELLLGATSYGESVDLWSVGCVFAELFLGRPLFKGRNEVEQLHKIFKLCGSPPDEYWKTSRLPLATMFKPQHPYECTLRERCKEFPKSAVRLIETFLSIEPYKRGTATSSLDSVYFNTKPYACDPSSLPKFPPNKEIDAKLREEARRKKTGTTARVSAGSRNSRNIRKTLQEPSDFCRVVPTEEVETNMHGARGNHGGSTNMHRRRGGIDPRMSMNLSYDTKSEALSEASQMTHESQGSSIRSVPVQVTGSNGFAWGKRQKQQDVFKRLHSHHTSSRSQKFNALEPSSVLCTQDYLESDMLDTNEFSGNVHSDAAGKRPLNRERVQIHHHRDSLDKSDSCDPQELSLDYNHIKKKKGRIGYSGSLIHQSQEIDSIQHSQTLHRSRFYKDL; encoded by the exons ATGGGTTGCATTAGCTCCAAGAATATAAAGGCCGATTCTCCTGAATTTGATGATTCCGCCTCTGTCATCGCCATAGTTGGAGCTGCTTTCCCTAGCCATAGGCCGAGACGGTTGAGTTCTTCTGGACCTTTACATGTCAAACCAGGATTTGGCCCTTTGGAAAAGATAAAGGAGGAGCCCGAGGAGGAGGAGGAAGAAGAGGAGGAGGATGAGGATGAGGAcgaggaggtggaggtggatAAAGTGGCGGAGGAGGAGGAATCTGGGAGAAAAAGACACGGTTTTCTGGATTCCTCTGGAAATTTGAAGGCATTAAAGAAAGGGTCCTCTGAGAAGAAAGTTGTTTTTAGCATTAAATTCGGAAGGTTGATAGAAGGCGAGCACGTGGCTGCTGGATGGCCGGCGTGGCTCTCGGCTGTGGCTGGTGAAGCCATTGACGGATGGCTTCCTTTGCAATCAAACAAATTCGAAAGATTCGAAAAG ATTGGACAAGGTACCTACAGCAGTGTTTATCGGGCTCGTGATGTGGAGACTGGTAAGCTCTTTGCACTTAAGAAAGTACGGTTCGACAATTTTCAGCCCGAGAGTGTGAGATTCATGGCTCGAGAAATTACGATTCTACGCAAGCTTGATCATCCAAATATCATAAAGCTTGAGGGCGTCATCACTTCCCGGTTATCCTGTAGTATATATCTTGTTTTCGAATATATGGAACACGACCTTTCTGGGTTGTTGTCATGCCCTGATATAAAATTCTCTGATTCACAG ATTAAGTGCTACATGAAACAACTGTTGAGTGGATTGGAGCATTGCCATTCTCGAGGAGTGATGCATCGTGATATTAAAGTATCCAATATCTTGGTAAATAATGAAGGGATTCTGAAGATTGCTGATTTTGGCCTGGCAAATTTTCTGAGATCGAAAAACAAGCAACCCTTGACCAGTCGGGTGGTGACTCTATGGTATCGCCCACCTGAACTGCTTTTGGGCGCAACGAGTTACGGGGAATCAGTTGATCTGTGGAGCGTAGGCTGTGTTTTTGCTGAGCTTTTTCTTGGAAGGCCTCTCTTTAAGGGCAGGAACGAG GTTGAGCAATTGCATAAGATCTTCAAACTTTGTGGTTCTCCACCGGATGAGTACTGGAAAACATCAAGACTTCCTCTAGCGACGATGTTTAAACCCCAGCATCCTTACGAATGTACACTTCGAGAAAGATGTAAAGAATTTCCAAAGAGTGCAGTTAGGCTTATAGAGACATTTCTTTCCATTGAACCTTACAAGCGTGGAACTGCTACCTCTTCTCTTGATTCTGTG TATTTCAATACAAAACCTTATGCATGTGATCCATCAAGCCTGCCTAAGTTCCCACCAAACAAGGAGATTGATGCGAAACTTCGTGAAGAAGCACGAAG GAAGAAGACGGGCACCACTGCACGAGTCTCAGCTGGTTCAAGAAATTCAAGGAATATCCGCAAAACTCTGCAAGAACCAAGCGACTTCTGCAGAGTTGTTCCGACAGAG GAGGTCGAGACCAACATGCATGGTGCTCGTGGAAACCACGGTGGCAGCACAAATATGCATCGTAGAAGAGGTGGAATCGATCCTAGGATGTCAATGAACCTATCCTATGATACAAAATCAGAGGCCTTGTCTGAAGCTTCTCAGATGACACATGAATCTCAAGGATCCAGCATCCGTTCTGTACCTGTTCAAGTGACAGGATCCAACGGTTTTGCATGGGGCAAAAGGCAAAAGCAGCAGGATGTATTTAAAAGGTTACATAGCCACCATACCAGTTCAAGAAGTCAAAAGTTCAATGCATTAGAGCCATCCAGTGTACTTTGCACGCAAGATTATTTGGAATCAGATATGCTAGATACCAATGAATTTTCAGGAAACGTTCACAGTGATGCAGCAGGCAAGCGTCCCTTGAATAGGGAAAGAGTGCAAATTCATCATCATCGCGATTCTTTGGACAAATCTGATAGCTGTGATCCACAGGAATTATCACTG gactataatcatatcaagaagaaGAAAGGCAGGATTGGATATTCAGGGTCTTTGATCCATCAGTCTCAAGAAATAGATTCGATACAGCATAGCCAGACTCTTCATAGATCCCGGTTTTACAAAG ATTTGTGA